A single region of the Halopiger xanaduensis SH-6 genome encodes:
- a CDS encoding triphosphoribosyl-dephospho-CoA synthase: MQTRTPAQHARLALLLEVAGTPKPGNVDRRRDLADLRFDHFLAGTVGAQRGLEMAADGAGVGPAFERAVEGMSAQGGGNTQFGALLLLVPLTRAARDDLSQPVVEAVVEDTTVADAAAFYRAFEHVDVFVADPPEDMAPLDVRRGADAVPALEERGLTLLDVMAGSVPGDDVAREWVTGFERSFGAAERLAEAEGPPLDRAAAVFLSLLAERPDTLVADKHGEDVAREVQERAVELHERRAVETDREAVEAFADDLVDRGINPGTTADITAAGLFIALERGVLEV; encoded by the coding sequence ATGCAAACGCGAACGCCAGCCCAGCACGCCCGACTGGCGCTCCTGCTCGAGGTCGCGGGCACGCCAAAGCCCGGGAACGTCGACCGCCGCCGCGACCTCGCGGACCTGCGGTTCGACCACTTCCTCGCGGGAACCGTCGGCGCCCAGCGCGGCCTCGAGATGGCGGCCGACGGCGCGGGGGTCGGCCCGGCCTTCGAACGCGCCGTCGAGGGGATGTCCGCGCAGGGCGGCGGCAACACCCAGTTCGGCGCGCTGTTGTTGCTCGTTCCGCTGACCCGCGCCGCGAGGGACGACCTCTCCCAGCCGGTCGTCGAAGCCGTCGTCGAGGACACCACCGTCGCGGACGCCGCGGCCTTCTACCGCGCGTTCGAACACGTCGACGTCTTCGTCGCCGATCCGCCGGAAGACATGGCACCGCTCGACGTCCGCCGCGGCGCCGACGCGGTGCCGGCGCTCGAGGAACGGGGGCTGACGCTGCTGGATGTGATGGCGGGGAGCGTCCCCGGCGACGACGTCGCCCGGGAGTGGGTAACGGGGTTCGAGCGCTCCTTCGGGGCAGCCGAGCGACTGGCCGAGGCCGAGGGTCCGCCGCTCGATCGGGCCGCGGCCGTCTTCCTCTCCCTGCTCGCCGAACGTCCCGACACGCTCGTCGCGGACAAACACGGTGAGGACGTGGCGCGAGAAGTCCAGGAGCGCGCCGTGGAGCTTCATGAACGCCGAGCCGTCGAGACCGACCGCGAGGCCGTCGAAGCTTTCGCGGACGACCTCGTCGACCGCGGAATCAACCCCGGCACGACCGCCGACATTACGGCGGCGGGGCTGTTCATCGCGCTCGAGCGCGGGGTGCTCGAGGTATGA